In bacterium, the following are encoded in one genomic region:
- a CDS encoding cold-shock protein, producing the protein MAKGKVKWFNDAKGYGFITPDDGSDDCFVHHSAIEGAGFKSLAENDAVEFDIEKDDKGRNRAGNVKKL; encoded by the coding sequence ATGGCTAAAGGCAAGGTAAAGTGGTTTAATGATGCAAAGGGTTACGGGTTCATCACCCCAGACGATGGAAGTGATGACTGTTTTGTGCATCATTCTGCTATTGAGGGCGCAGGATTTAAGTCCTTGGCTGAAAACGACGCTGTAGAGTTCGACATAGAGAAGGACGATAAAGGTCGTAACAGAGCTGGAAACGTAAAAAAGCTATAA
- the trpC gene encoding indole-3-glycerol phosphate synthase TrpC — protein MILDKIVENKIQEVKNRKIEEPVVVLKERIDASDKPRDFVSGISKHGKEIISQMNLIAEIKKASPSAGVIKEDFSVEKIAEAYKMAKVDAVSVLTDKKFFQGEIKYLNTVKNVIDVPILRKDFIVDEYQIYESRAYKADAILLIVRILERSQLADYLAMTKELGMAALVEVHSEEELEQALSCNAEIIGINNRDLDTLEVDIETSLRIKGEVPENKIVVSESGIKTRNDVEKLYKCGIRAILVGEILMRSNNIKSEIQRLIGKEL, from the coding sequence ATGATACTCGATAAAATAGTTGAAAATAAAATACAGGAAGTTAAGAACAGAAAGATAGAAGAACCTGTTGTTGTGCTTAAAGAGAGAATCGATGCTTCTGATAAACCCAGGGATTTTGTATCCGGTATTTCAAAACATGGGAAAGAGATAATATCTCAAATGAATCTTATTGCTGAAATTAAGAAAGCATCTCCTTCTGCAGGAGTCATAAAAGAAGATTTTTCTGTAGAGAAAATTGCCGAAGCCTATAAAATGGCAAAAGTGGATGCAGTCTCTGTTTTAACAGATAAAAAGTTCTTTCAAGGAGAGATAAAATACCTAAATACGGTTAAAAATGTGATTGATGTACCGATTTTGAGAAAAGATTTTATTGTAGATGAGTATCAAATATATGAGTCAAGAGCATATAAAGCAGATGCAATCCTCCTAATAGTCCGAATACTTGAAAGATCTCAGCTTGCAGATTATCTTGCTATGACTAAGGAACTTGGAATGGCTGCGCTTGTTGAAGTTCATTCTGAGGAGGAGCTTGAGCAGGCTTTATCCTGCAATGCAGAAATAATAGGAATTAATAACCGCGACCTTGATACTCTGGAGGTTGATATTGAAACAAGTCTCAGAATAAAAGGAGAAGTTCCTGAGAACAAGATTGTTGTAAGTGAAAGCGGGATAAAAACAAGAAATGATGTCGAAAAACTTTATAAATGTGGTATACGTGCTATACTTGTTGGAGAGATATTAATGAGAAGTAATAATATAAAATCTGAAATACAAAGACTAATTGGTAAAGAGTTATGA
- the trpB gene encoding tryptophan synthase subunit beta yields MKLPDKHGRFGEFGGMFVPETVMPAILELEKAYLSAKKDKKFQKELNYYLREYAGRPSPLYFAQRLTKRLGGAKIYLKREDLLHTGAHKINNTLGQVLLAVKMGKKRVIAETGAGQHGVATATAASMFGLECEVFMGTEDIQRQALNVFKMKLLGAKVTPVTSGSRTLKDATNQAIRDWVTNVRTTHYVIGSVVGPHPYPMIVRDFQTVIGKETRKQILRIEKKLPDYVVACVGGGSNSIGIFYPFIPDKKVSLIGVEAAGLGIKTGKHAVTLGEGTIGTLHGSMSYLLQDGNGQIKIAHSISAGLDYPGVGPEHSFLKKTGRAEYHSITDKEALEGFKLLCRTEGIIPALESAHAIAYAKKLAPKLKKNKTIIICLSGRGDKDADTVAKVLGVKL; encoded by the coding sequence ATGAAATTGCCTGATAAGCACGGTCGCTTTGGAGAATTTGGCGGCATGTTTGTGCCTGAAACTGTTATGCCTGCAATTCTAGAACTTGAGAAAGCTTATTTATCAGCAAAAAAAGATAAAAAATTTCAGAAAGAATTAAACTACTACTTGCGTGAATATGCAGGTAGGCCTTCACCTCTGTATTTTGCTCAAAGACTCACCAAAAGACTTGGAGGCGCAAAGATATACCTTAAAAGAGAGGACTTGCTACATACAGGAGCGCATAAGATTAATAATACTCTGGGACAAGTACTACTTGCCGTAAAAATGGGAAAAAAGAGAGTTATTGCAGAAACTGGCGCAGGACAGCATGGAGTTGCAACAGCAACTGCTGCGAGTATGTTCGGGCTGGAATGTGAAGTGTTTATGGGCACAGAAGATATTCAGAGACAGGCTTTGAACGTCTTCAAAATGAAGCTCCTTGGAGCAAAAGTTACACCTGTAACCTCTGGAAGCAGGACGCTCAAAGATGCTACAAATCAGGCAATTAGAGATTGGGTTACAAATGTCAGGACAACGCACTATGTTATTGGCTCTGTTGTAGGTCCCCATCCATATCCAATGATTGTGAGGGATTTCCAAACAGTTATTGGTAAAGAAACCAGAAAACAAATTCTCAGGATTGAGAAAAAATTACCTGACTACGTTGTAGCCTGTGTTGGCGGAGGCAGTAATTCCATAGGGATTTTTTATCCATTTATACCCGACAAGAAAGTTTCTCTTATTGGTGTGGAAGCTGCAGGGCTTGGTATTAAAACAGGTAAACACGCTGTAACACTGGGAGAAGGCACAATAGGTACTCTTCATGGAAGTATGAGTTATCTCTTGCAAGACGGTAACGGACAGATAAAAATAGCACATTCAATTTCTGCAGGGCTTGATTATCCGGGAGTTGGCCCAGAACACAGCTTTTTGAAAAAAACAGGCAGAGCTGAATATCATTCCATTACAGATAAAGAGGCTCTGGAGGGATTCAAGCTGCTTTGCAGGACAGAGGGAATTATTCCTGCGCTAGAGAGCGCTCATGCAATCGCTTATGCAAAAAAACTTGCGCCTAAACTCAAGAAAAACAAGACAATTATAATCTGTCTTTCCGGCAGAGGAGATAAAGACGCAGACACAGTAGCAAAGGTGCTGGGAGTAAAACTGTGA
- the trpA gene encoding tryptophan synthase subunit alpha — translation MNRIEKVFLNLSRTNTAAFIPFITAGDPSVAITKKLVFAFEKAGADIIELGVPFSDPLADGPTIQQASERALKNGVSLRTVITLVRNIRKESSIPIILMGYYNPIFKYGVNNFVKDSIKAGIDGVIVPDLPPEEAFPIYNKTKKSPFPLILLLAPTSTDDRIKLIGKMTEGFIYYVSLTGVTGARGMLSKTIEQNVLRIKNLTSKPVSVGFGISTPQHAKKVASYADGVIIGSAIVKLIEQNLNKPDLLSKVTSYVKQMVDATKI, via the coding sequence GTGAACAGAATAGAAAAGGTATTTCTTAATCTGTCCAGAACAAATACAGCGGCTTTCATTCCTTTTATAACTGCAGGTGATCCAAGCGTTGCTATAACAAAAAAACTGGTTTTCGCATTTGAGAAAGCCGGAGCTGATATTATTGAACTTGGCGTTCCTTTTTCAGATCCGCTTGCAGATGGTCCTACAATACAACAGGCTTCTGAAAGAGCGCTTAAAAATGGAGTTTCGCTCCGAACTGTGATAACACTTGTCAGAAACATTAGAAAGGAAAGCAGTATTCCTATTATCTTGATGGGATACTATAACCCCATATTTAAATATGGGGTTAACAATTTTGTAAAAGACTCTATAAAAGCTGGTATTGACGGAGTTATTGTCCCTGATCTTCCCCCGGAAGAAGCTTTTCCAATCTATAATAAAACAAAAAAGTCTCCTTTTCCCTTGATACTTCTCCTGGCTCCTACAAGTACAGATGACAGAATTAAGCTGATTGGTAAAATGACAGAAGGATTCATTTATTACGTCTCTCTTACTGGTGTAACCGGAGCTAGGGGCATGTTGTCAAAAACAATTGAACAGAATGTGTTAAGGATTAAAAACCTCACATCCAAGCCAGTTTCTGTTGGTTTTGGTATCTCTACACCGCAGCATGCAAAAAAAGTTGCATCATACGCTGATGGAGTGATTATAGGAAGCGCAATAGTCAAGTTAATTGAACAAAACCTTAATAAGCCAGACCTGCTTAGTAAAGTTACCTCTTATGTCAAACAAATGGTAGATGCGACGAAAATCTAA